Proteins from a single region of Ferroacidibacillus organovorans:
- the gatB gene encoding Asp-tRNA(Asn)/Glu-tRNA(Gln) amidotransferase subunit GatB: protein MKRRRAKRLTLFVGKGGSRVFETVIGLEVHVELGTKTKIFCGCAVEFGAPPNARVCPVCMGSPGVLPVLNEEALKLAVRAALALNCKVPNESKFDRKNYFYPDSPKAYQISQYDEPIGTNGYLDIEIDGEKKRIGITRVHLEEDAGKLNHSPFGDVSLVDLNRVGIPLIEIVSEPDLRSPEEARLYLEGIKAIMQYCLVSECKMEEGSLRCDANLSLRPAGQAAFGTKTEIKNMNSFRNVQRGLESEQARQTRALLAGDTIEQVTLRFDEATGLTSPMRSKEDAHDYRYFPDPDLPRMILSDAYIEERRREIPELPDARRARWIADYQLPVYDVGVLTASRDIADLFDQAVERVLDAKLVSNWIMGDVLAYLKAQGIELRDTKLTGAHLADLLENLKRGGISAAIAKDVLKRVMESGESPSAIIAAQGLAQISDEGELAGIVTQVIEANPKSVEDLLAGKDKAIASLVGQVMKATKGKANPQVVNRLIGEQIQAIREARLS from the coding sequence ATGAAAAGGCGGCGGGCCAAACGTTTGACGCTCTTCGTCGGCAAGGGGGGATCGCGCGTGTTTGAAACGGTCATCGGCCTTGAGGTGCATGTCGAACTCGGCACGAAAACGAAGATTTTCTGCGGTTGCGCGGTGGAGTTTGGCGCGCCGCCAAACGCGCGGGTGTGCCCTGTCTGCATGGGGAGCCCAGGTGTGCTGCCTGTGCTCAACGAGGAGGCCTTGAAGCTTGCGGTGCGCGCGGCGCTCGCGCTCAACTGCAAGGTCCCAAACGAGAGCAAGTTTGACCGCAAGAACTACTTTTATCCAGACAGTCCTAAGGCGTATCAGATCTCGCAGTATGATGAGCCGATCGGCACAAACGGTTACCTGGATATTGAAATAGACGGCGAGAAAAAACGCATTGGCATCACGCGGGTTCATCTCGAAGAGGATGCGGGAAAACTGAACCACTCGCCGTTTGGCGATGTGTCCTTGGTCGATTTGAATCGCGTGGGGATTCCGCTGATTGAGATCGTCAGCGAGCCGGACTTGCGCTCCCCAGAAGAGGCGCGGCTCTATCTTGAAGGCATCAAGGCGATCATGCAGTATTGTCTCGTCTCAGAGTGCAAGATGGAAGAAGGGTCGCTTCGCTGTGACGCGAATCTCTCGCTGCGCCCGGCGGGACAGGCGGCGTTTGGCACGAAGACCGAGATCAAAAACATGAACAGTTTCCGCAATGTGCAGCGCGGGCTTGAGAGTGAGCAGGCGCGTCAGACGCGCGCACTGTTGGCGGGTGACACGATCGAACAGGTTACGCTGCGTTTTGACGAGGCAACAGGACTGACGAGCCCGATGAGAAGCAAAGAAGACGCGCATGACTATCGCTATTTTCCGGACCCGGATCTGCCACGGATGATTCTAAGTGATGCGTACATTGAAGAGCGGCGCCGTGAGATTCCGGAGTTGCCAGACGCCCGGCGGGCGCGCTGGATTGCAGATTATCAGCTTCCGGTGTATGACGTAGGTGTGCTGACTGCGTCGCGCGACATTGCGGATCTGTTTGATCAGGCCGTGGAGCGAGTGCTTGACGCAAAGCTTGTGAGCAACTGGATCATGGGGGATGTGCTGGCTTACTTAAAGGCGCAAGGAATCGAACTGCGCGACACCAAACTCACAGGCGCGCATCTCGCGGATTTGCTCGAAAATTTGAAGCGCGGCGGAATTTCTGCGGCGATTGCAAAAGATGTGCTAAAGCGCGTGATGGAGAGCGGTGAGTCGCCAAGCGCCATCATCGCAGCGCAGGGGCTCGCGCAAATCTCGGACGAGGGTGAACTCGCAGGAATTGTGACGCAGGTGATCGAGGCGAATCCAAAGTCGGTGGAGGATTTGCTCGCGGGAAAGGACAAGGCGATCGCGTCGCTCGTGGGGCAGGTGATGAAGGCGACAAAGGGAAAGGCCAATCCGCAGGTGGTCAATCGTTTGATTGGCGAGCAGATCCAGGCGATTCGCGAAGCGCGTTTGTCATAG
- a CDS encoding helix-turn-helix transcriptional regulator, producing MFESRDLKMAGRLFALADQIYRNPRYYTARQLANLFSVSERTIRRDIHNLEDLGIRVESEEQGGYFIFADLGKMPVALTSDERIAFKIIPHLLKGIEVDVHLTPVMQAYFSAINKVSESLGFSSNVTPQFNDLGDRILLESGSSSISISDISRTHSWTMELFYAMEKRLTTEIVYHSFNSNQTTTRLINPYYLLPRNNSLYVIGYCHLRCEYRTFKMSRIKRVAVTNKRFILESDFSLDNFLHFAWGVYKLDEPIQVVLAFTSAVSRYIKEELNSSRVLRTWEDNRGRYIVEIMTSWNPEVQRWIQQFGSNVEILSPAALRDWMLEEHEKIVRCYRVEKSVQEG from the coding sequence ATGTTTGAAAGCCGCGATTTGAAGATGGCAGGTCGCCTTTTTGCATTGGCAGACCAGATATATCGTAATCCTCGATATTATACGGCCAGACAATTGGCGAATCTTTTCTCCGTTTCAGAGCGCACCATACGGAGAGACATACACAATCTTGAAGACTTAGGGATTCGTGTTGAGTCCGAGGAGCAAGGTGGGTATTTCATTTTCGCTGATCTGGGCAAAATGCCGGTCGCATTGACATCCGATGAGAGAATTGCATTCAAGATCATTCCTCACCTACTAAAAGGAATTGAAGTGGATGTACACTTGACTCCGGTCATGCAGGCCTATTTCTCTGCGATCAACAAAGTGTCGGAGAGTCTTGGTTTTTCATCCAATGTGACTCCTCAGTTTAATGATCTTGGGGATCGGATTTTGCTCGAATCCGGTTCATCGTCTATTTCCATCAGCGATATATCACGGACTCATTCGTGGACAATGGAACTCTTCTATGCAATGGAGAAGCGACTCACAACCGAAATTGTGTACCACAGTTTCAACTCAAATCAGACGACCACTCGGTTGATAAATCCTTATTATCTGCTGCCGCGCAATAACAGCTTATATGTCATTGGATATTGTCATCTGCGATGTGAATATCGAACTTTTAAGATGAGTCGAATCAAACGAGTCGCAGTGACCAACAAGCGGTTCATACTTGAATCTGATTTTTCCCTTGACAATTTTTTGCACTTTGCTTGGGGTGTATATAAGTTAGACGAGCCGATTCAAGTGGTGCTTGCTTTCACATCTGCAGTCAGTCGATATATAAAGGAAGAGCTGAATTCTTCAAGGGTTCTTCGAACCTGGGAAGATAACCGCGGAAGATACATAGTGGAAATCATGACGAGTTGGAACCCTGAGGTTCAGCGGTGGATCCAGCAATTTGGCTCAAATGTAGAGATACTGAGCCCTGCCGCGCTCAGGGATTGGATGTTGGAGGAACACGAGAAAATAGTCCGTTGTTATCGCGTAGAAAAATCTGTACAAGAGGGGTGA
- a CDS encoding DUF4277 domain-containing protein, translating into MLFGLGVTADVLNDETLARALDKVYEATPWTIYLCMVK; encoded by the coding sequence TTGCTCTTTGGTTTGGGAGTAACCGCCGATGTACTGAATGATGAGACCTTGGCCAGGGCGCTGGACAAGGTCTACGAGGCGACGCCTTGGACGATTTATTTGTGTATGGTCAAATGA
- the gatA gene encoding Asp-tRNA(Asn)/Glu-tRNA(Gln) amidotransferase subunit GatA encodes MDIVQMRAALDAGERTAASLAQDALQAVREKDGEVGAFLRLDEALSEVPSQTQGTSLLAGIPYAVKANLCVADRETTCASKILKGYRPPHTATAVVKLQEAGATLVGALNMDEFAMGSSTENSAYQITRNPWDLTRVPGGSSGGAAAAVAAGFVPFALGSDTGGSIRQPAAFCGVVGLKPTYGRVSRFGLVAFASSLDQIGPLTRTVEDAALVLQTIAGHDPLDATSANLPVPDYRAALTGEINGLRVGIPQEYFGEGVEEGVSRAVNAAIEQLKALGATVMPVSLPHTSYALAAYYILAPAEASSNLSRFDGVRYGYRADGVADLLDLYKKTRGEGFGKEVKRRILIGTYALSSGYYDAYYKRAQRVRTLIREDFLRAFADVDVLLSPTTPTMAFALGEKTDDPLTMYLNDVLTIPVNLAGLPAISVPCGLSDGLPVGLQFIGRMFDEETLLRVAHAYEKAAGQTFDALRRQGGIARV; translated from the coding sequence ATGGATATTGTGCAGATGCGCGCCGCACTTGACGCGGGCGAGCGCACCGCGGCGTCGCTCGCGCAGGATGCGCTTCAGGCGGTTCGCGAAAAAGACGGTGAGGTGGGCGCCTTTTTGCGGCTGGATGAGGCGCTGAGCGAAGTCCCTTCGCAAACGCAAGGGACTTCGCTGCTCGCCGGAATTCCGTACGCGGTCAAGGCAAACCTCTGCGTCGCTGATCGCGAGACGACATGCGCCAGCAAGATTCTCAAAGGCTATCGACCACCGCACACGGCAACAGCTGTCGTGAAGTTGCAGGAGGCTGGAGCGACGCTTGTTGGCGCGCTCAACATGGATGAGTTTGCGATGGGCTCATCGACGGAAAACTCAGCCTATCAAATTACGCGCAATCCGTGGGATCTCACACGCGTGCCGGGTGGATCGAGCGGCGGTGCGGCGGCGGCGGTGGCGGCTGGTTTCGTGCCATTTGCGCTCGGCTCAGATACGGGCGGGTCCATTCGCCAGCCTGCGGCGTTTTGCGGTGTCGTCGGTCTAAAGCCAACGTATGGACGGGTGTCGCGTTTTGGCCTTGTCGCGTTTGCCTCTTCGCTTGATCAGATCGGACCTCTGACGCGCACAGTGGAGGACGCGGCGCTGGTTCTTCAGACGATCGCGGGGCATGATCCGCTCGATGCGACGTCGGCCAATCTTCCCGTTCCGGATTATCGCGCGGCGCTGACGGGAGAGATCAACGGTCTGCGGGTAGGGATTCCGCAGGAGTACTTTGGCGAGGGCGTAGAGGAAGGCGTCTCGCGCGCGGTGAATGCGGCGATTGAACAGTTGAAGGCGCTTGGCGCAACCGTTATGCCTGTCAGCCTCCCGCACACATCGTATGCGCTCGCGGCATACTACATTCTGGCGCCGGCTGAAGCGTCGTCCAATCTCTCGCGGTTTGACGGCGTGCGCTATGGCTATCGCGCGGACGGGGTCGCGGATTTGCTGGATCTTTACAAGAAAACGCGCGGCGAAGGGTTTGGCAAAGAAGTCAAGCGGCGCATTCTGATCGGTACATACGCGCTTTCGTCAGGCTACTATGACGCGTACTACAAGCGCGCGCAGCGTGTTCGCACACTGATTCGCGAAGACTTTTTGCGCGCGTTTGCGGATGTGGACGTACTCTTGTCGCCGACGACGCCGACGATGGCGTTTGCGCTTGGCGAGAAGACGGATGATCCATTGACGATGTATTTAAATGACGTGCTGACCATCCCGGTCAATCTGGCGGGACTTCCCGCGATCAGTGTGCCGTGCGGGCTCTCAGACGGGTTGCCCGTTGGCCTGCAGTTCATTGGCCGCATGTTTGACGAGGAGACGCTCTTGCGCGTTGCGCACGCGTATGAAAAGGCGGCGGGCCAAACGTTTGACGCTCTTCGTCGGCAAGGGGGGATCGCGCGTGTTTGA
- a CDS encoding glycosyltransferase family 4 protein produces the protein MQYAFAAVISFVLVWALIPPIKTWALRIQFVDQPNHRKLHKNPIPLMGGVAIVIGFFITAFFFAKGSRELDGILLGGTVIFFLGLFDDYGKTRSKELPAWPKLLVQIGASAILPAFGVSVQGMNIPFLHPSYVLFPTWLGIASTMIWVIGITNMMNFLDGVDGLAAGISAISATTLFFIAIVKGHPSMAMLAIILVGVSLGFLRHNFYPARIFMGDAGATFLGFILAGIAVEGAFKSAALVSVAIPVLALGVPIMDAFYVIFRRFRENRPIYVADKGHTFHQLMRSGLSQKQTVTILYLLGICFSLLSIVLLLS, from the coding sequence ATGCAGTATGCATTCGCGGCAGTTATCAGCTTTGTTTTGGTGTGGGCGCTCATTCCGCCAATCAAGACATGGGCATTGCGCATCCAGTTTGTCGATCAACCCAACCACCGAAAACTTCACAAAAATCCGATCCCGCTCATGGGCGGCGTGGCGATCGTGATCGGTTTTTTCATCACGGCGTTCTTTTTCGCAAAAGGCAGCCGTGAGCTTGACGGCATCCTTTTGGGTGGTACGGTCATCTTCTTTTTGGGGCTTTTCGACGACTACGGAAAGACGCGCTCCAAAGAGCTTCCGGCGTGGCCGAAACTCCTTGTGCAAATTGGCGCGTCGGCGATTTTACCAGCGTTTGGCGTGAGTGTCCAGGGCATGAACATTCCTTTTCTGCACCCTTCTTACGTGCTTTTCCCGACGTGGCTTGGCATCGCCTCGACCATGATCTGGGTCATCGGCATCACCAACATGATGAATTTTCTCGACGGTGTGGACGGGCTTGCGGCAGGTATTTCTGCGATCTCTGCGACCACGCTGTTTTTTATCGCGATCGTAAAGGGGCACCCTTCGATGGCGATGCTTGCAATCATTCTCGTCGGCGTGTCACTTGGTTTCTTGCGCCACAATTTCTATCCGGCGCGAATTTTCATGGGGGATGCGGGCGCGACGTTTCTCGGGTTCATTCTGGCCGGAATCGCCGTCGAAGGCGCATTCAAGTCGGCGGCGCTCGTTTCTGTCGCAATCCCGGTGTTGGCGCTTGGCGTCCCGATCATGGATGCGTTCTACGTTATTTTTCGGCGATTTCGCGAGAATCGCCCCATTTATGTTGCGGATAAAGGTCATACGTTTCACCAATTGATGCGCTCTGGGCTCTCGCAGAAACAGACGGTGACGATTCTCTATCTCCTGGGGATCTGTTTTTCGCTGCTCTCGATTGTCCTGTTGTTGTCCTGA
- a CDS encoding diacylglycerol kinase, which translates to MRPRIRLIYNPTAGKEAFRQHLPQILQILESAGYEASCHATAGPGDATKEAFRAANDGFQVVVACGGDGTVNEVVNGLAASKTRPILGIIPSGTANDLARALEIPRNVEEAARRIAQGQIRSLDLGCVGEDRYFVNIAAFGRLTEITYEVPSKMKTMLGHLAYYMKGLERLPGLRAIEMKITSDTEQFEGPAMLCLVTNSRAVGGFERVAPRASVSDGWLDVLIVKQSNLGDLIRLVSTALMGDHTQDERVVYFHAKRIELSSQEEVDLNIDGEYGGRLPHKVTIKEGHLQVISG; encoded by the coding sequence ATGCGACCGCGCATTCGATTGATCTACAATCCGACGGCAGGAAAAGAGGCGTTTCGTCAGCATCTTCCGCAGATCCTGCAGATCCTTGAGAGCGCGGGATATGAGGCGTCATGTCACGCCACAGCAGGGCCAGGGGATGCGACGAAAGAGGCGTTCCGCGCTGCAAACGACGGGTTTCAGGTCGTCGTGGCGTGTGGTGGCGACGGCACGGTCAACGAAGTGGTAAACGGTCTCGCGGCGAGTAAGACGCGGCCGATTCTTGGGATTATCCCGTCGGGGACGGCGAATGACTTGGCGCGCGCGCTTGAGATTCCTCGCAATGTGGAAGAGGCGGCGCGGCGCATCGCGCAGGGACAGATCCGGTCGCTTGACCTCGGCTGTGTCGGGGAGGACCGTTACTTTGTGAACATCGCGGCGTTTGGGCGACTGACGGAGATTACCTATGAGGTGCCAAGCAAGATGAAGACGATGCTCGGGCACTTGGCGTATTACATGAAGGGGCTTGAGCGACTGCCGGGTTTGCGTGCGATCGAGATGAAGATCACTTCGGATACGGAGCAGTTTGAGGGACCGGCGATGCTCTGCCTTGTCACGAACTCGCGCGCAGTGGGCGGGTTTGAGCGCGTGGCGCCGCGGGCGTCGGTGAGTGACGGCTGGCTTGATGTGCTGATTGTGAAACAGAGTAACCTTGGGGATCTGATCCGCTTGGTGTCAACCGCACTGATGGGCGATCACACGCAGGATGAGCGGGTGGTCTATTTTCACGCGAAGCGAATCGAGCTTTCATCGCAGGAAGAAGTCGACCTCAACATCGATGGAGAGTACGGTGGGCGGTTGCCGCACAAGGTGACGATTAAAGAGGGACACTTGCAGGTCATCTCAGGGTAA
- the rlmD gene encoding 23S rRNA (uracil(1939)-C(5))-methyltransferase RlmD yields the protein MEREKGRADGRRDRNGQRAGGRRERTPARAVPVRLGQTYEVVIDRLGFQGEGVARVEGFTVFVPGALIGERVVARMERVERSFARAVLLQVVEAAEERVLPRCSVYAECGGCNLQHMSAEAQLRMKKMTVMDALERIGRFPKEDVRAWVRDVIPSPNVWQYRNKVTWTVSVEAGRFAVGFVEEGSHDPVDTDDCAIVPEHVLRIVKAMRRVDEAVRGADMERGGETERGVDRSAASSPGQGAGTSAAMLSPWRGVHHVRVRTNGAAEVLIALLVAPGVTFSPEDVRLFRIELEAQRVKVVGLIADDGVAERVLFGQAQMEERIAGLAFGVSSRSFMQVNPAQAERLYAEALALAGLTGTQRVWDIYAGIGTLTLMAGRQAGSVVGVEIVEEAVRDAQMNIERNGMHHVRMMLGDAQDVVSRLAEDERPDVVFLDPPRAGCEKRVLDAICDAAPARIVYVSCNSATLARDLRILADRGYAVDVAQPLDMFPQTSHVECVVSTYRVD from the coding sequence ATGGAGCGGGAGAAGGGGCGCGCGGATGGGCGGCGTGATCGGAATGGTCAGCGCGCGGGTGGACGCCGGGAGCGAACGCCTGCGCGCGCTGTTCCGGTGCGTCTGGGGCAGACCTATGAAGTGGTGATCGATCGGCTTGGCTTTCAGGGTGAGGGTGTCGCGCGTGTCGAGGGCTTCACGGTGTTTGTGCCAGGCGCGCTGATCGGAGAGCGGGTCGTAGCACGCATGGAGCGTGTGGAGCGGTCGTTTGCGCGGGCGGTGTTGTTGCAGGTGGTGGAAGCGGCGGAGGAGCGCGTCTTGCCGCGCTGCTCGGTGTATGCGGAGTGTGGCGGGTGCAATCTGCAGCACATGAGCGCAGAGGCGCAGCTGCGGATGAAGAAGATGACCGTCATGGATGCGCTTGAGCGAATCGGGAGGTTTCCGAAGGAAGACGTGCGGGCGTGGGTGCGCGACGTGATTCCGTCGCCAAACGTATGGCAGTATCGCAACAAGGTGACGTGGACGGTTTCGGTTGAGGCTGGTCGATTCGCCGTGGGCTTTGTGGAAGAAGGCAGCCACGATCCTGTGGATACGGATGATTGTGCGATTGTGCCGGAACATGTGTTGCGCATCGTTAAGGCGATGCGCCGCGTGGATGAGGCAGTGCGCGGAGCTGATATGGAGCGCGGGGGTGAAACGGAGCGCGGGGTTGATCGGTCGGCAGCTTCGTCGCCGGGGCAGGGGGCGGGGACGTCGGCTGCCATGCTCTCGCCATGGCGGGGGGTGCACCACGTCCGTGTGCGTACGAATGGGGCGGCGGAGGTGCTGATTGCGCTGCTCGTAGCGCCAGGTGTGACATTTTCGCCTGAAGATGTGCGGTTGTTTCGGATTGAACTTGAGGCACAGCGCGTTAAAGTGGTGGGTTTGATTGCGGATGACGGTGTGGCGGAGCGCGTCTTGTTCGGGCAAGCGCAGATGGAAGAGCGTATCGCGGGGCTGGCCTTTGGCGTCTCGTCACGCTCGTTCATGCAGGTCAATCCGGCACAGGCGGAGCGGCTCTACGCGGAGGCGCTCGCTTTGGCGGGGCTCACGGGGACGCAGCGTGTGTGGGATATCTACGCAGGCATTGGCACGCTCACGCTGATGGCGGGTCGACAGGCCGGTTCGGTGGTTGGCGTTGAGATCGTCGAGGAAGCGGTGCGCGACGCGCAGATGAACATTGAGCGAAATGGCATGCACCATGTCAGGATGATGCTCGGCGATGCGCAAGATGTCGTGTCACGCTTGGCAGAGGATGAGCGCCCGGACGTGGTGTTTCTCGACCCGCCGCGCGCGGGTTGCGAGAAGCGGGTGCTTGATGCGATCTGTGACGCGGCCCCCGCACGGATCGTCTATGTCTCGTGCAATTCGGCCACACTCGCGCGCGATCTGCGCATTCTCGCTGATCGCGGGTATGCGGTCGATGTCGCACAGCCGCTGGACATGTTCCCGCAGACGAGTCATGTGGAGTGTGTTGTGTCAACATACAGAGTGGACTAA
- the cas3 gene encoding CRISPR-associated helicase Cas3', whose translation MSTKFIAHVRKIDDDNWDTPQLLFDHLEGTARLAEANAMKFHSREWGKVAGLAHDAGKGRLEWQKYIREKSGFGFHVDAHMEGKAGKIPHAIHGAKLVEFLFGKGIGRILAYPIAGHHAGLPDWSSAEGAGRSSLKYQESQVENLDDVDKGIVEKVRAAKPGSPPWKFSKGLDISLWIRMLYSCLVDADFLDTESYMNPESSANRSDYCNMPELLDRFKKFAQKMDNDSDKTRVNEIRREIRAKCIRLASEDQGIFSLTVPTGGGKTLSSLAFALEHAVKHGLDRVIYVIPYTSIIEQNADVFRVVLGEDEVVEHHSSLDEDETTSRARLASENWDAPVIVTTSVQFFESLFAAKSSRCRKLHNIARSVVVLDEAQLVPVEYLDPILETLQLLVDRYQVSLVISTATQPAFKERLVDGKRFEGLRNITEIMGDDREVQSLYESLKRYEVEFPPDFTTISSWQDIATELSQYEQVLCVVSDRKSCRELHSLMPEGTYHLSALMCGQHRSAVISEIKQELKQNHTVRVISTQLVEAGVDLDFPVVYRALAGLDSISQAAGRCNREGKLEGLGKVVVFNPRKQAPPGLLRKAADTARTIIATAVQDPLQCGVFEKYFNELYWKANSLDAEGIKCLLDPNDPQNDPKECGMSFRTAAERFQIIDESQVRTILVRFGKGERLIDLLKSTGPDRWLMRKLQRYTVNVYSYDFTKLLQRGAIEEVYPGIFVLSTNLDYSDTIGLLVEETSYDPEKFIL comes from the coding sequence GTGAGTACTAAATTTATTGCGCATGTTCGGAAGATTGACGACGATAATTGGGATACACCTCAATTATTGTTTGATCACTTGGAGGGTACAGCGAGATTGGCTGAAGCCAATGCCATGAAGTTCCATTCTCGAGAGTGGGGTAAAGTCGCGGGTTTGGCGCACGATGCCGGCAAGGGTAGGTTGGAATGGCAAAAGTATATTCGGGAGAAGAGCGGATTCGGGTTTCATGTAGACGCTCATATGGAAGGGAAGGCGGGCAAGATTCCTCATGCTATCCACGGTGCTAAACTCGTTGAATTTTTGTTTGGCAAAGGGATAGGAAGAATATTGGCATATCCTATAGCTGGACATCATGCAGGCCTTCCGGATTGGTCTTCGGCGGAAGGAGCCGGGCGGTCTTCTCTGAAGTACCAGGAAAGCCAAGTCGAGAATTTGGATGATGTAGATAAGGGTATCGTTGAAAAAGTGCGCGCTGCAAAACCAGGATCGCCTCCTTGGAAATTCTCAAAGGGATTGGATATCTCCCTTTGGATCAGAATGTTGTATTCCTGTTTGGTGGATGCTGACTTTTTGGACACGGAATCCTACATGAACCCAGAGTCGTCTGCGAACCGCAGTGATTACTGCAACATGCCTGAACTATTGGATCGGTTTAAAAAGTTCGCTCAAAAGATGGATAACGACTCTGATAAAACCAGGGTTAACGAAATTCGAAGGGAAATACGAGCCAAGTGCATACGTCTGGCGAGCGAAGATCAGGGAATTTTTTCACTTACTGTTCCGACGGGTGGCGGGAAGACATTGTCGAGTCTTGCCTTTGCGTTGGAACATGCCGTTAAGCACGGCTTGGATCGGGTTATCTATGTAATCCCCTACACAAGTATCATTGAACAAAATGCAGACGTCTTTCGCGTCGTACTTGGCGAAGACGAGGTAGTGGAGCACCATTCGAGCTTGGACGAGGATGAAACCACATCAAGAGCTCGACTGGCTTCTGAGAACTGGGATGCTCCTGTGATTGTGACAACGTCAGTGCAGTTCTTTGAATCCTTATTCGCTGCTAAATCAAGCCGTTGTCGCAAGTTACATAACATTGCGAGGTCTGTTGTTGTTTTGGATGAAGCCCAATTGGTACCGGTTGAATACCTGGATCCGATCTTAGAGACTCTTCAATTGCTTGTGGATCGCTATCAAGTCAGTCTCGTCATTTCAACTGCAACTCAACCGGCTTTCAAGGAACGTTTGGTTGACGGAAAGAGGTTTGAGGGACTTAGGAATATCACTGAGATAATGGGCGATGACAGAGAGGTTCAATCTCTCTACGAGTCTCTCAAGCGATATGAGGTTGAATTTCCACCTGATTTCACCACAATATCGAGTTGGCAGGACATCGCGACCGAACTCAGCCAGTATGAACAGGTTCTCTGCGTTGTTTCAGACCGGAAGAGTTGCCGAGAGTTACATAGTTTAATGCCAGAAGGAACGTATCATCTGTCCGCATTGATGTGTGGGCAACATCGTAGTGCAGTGATTTCTGAGATTAAGCAAGAACTGAAGCAAAATCACACGGTGCGGGTCATCAGCACGCAACTCGTGGAAGCAGGAGTGGATCTCGACTTCCCAGTTGTGTACAGAGCACTTGCAGGTTTGGACTCCATTTCTCAGGCGGCTGGTCGATGCAACAGGGAAGGTAAGCTCGAGGGACTTGGAAAGGTGGTAGTATTTAATCCGCGGAAACAAGCGCCACCGGGGCTCCTTCGTAAAGCTGCGGACACCGCTCGTACCATCATCGCAACCGCTGTTCAAGATCCTCTTCAATGTGGAGTTTTCGAGAAGTACTTTAATGAATTGTATTGGAAGGCGAATTCTCTCGATGCAGAGGGGATCAAATGCCTGCTGGATCCAAACGATCCACAAAACGATCCAAAGGAGTGTGGCATGTCATTCCGCACGGCTGCCGAGCGGTTCCAGATTATTGATGAATCCCAGGTTCGCACCATTCTTGTCCGGTTTGGTAAAGGTGAGCGCCTCATTGACTTACTGAAATCCACTGGGCCTGATCGCTGGTTAATGCGAAAGTTACAAAGATACACTGTGAACGTGTATTCCTATGATTTCACAAAGTTACTGCAGAGGGGCGCGATAGAGGAGGTGTACCCAGGGATTTTTGTGTTATCCACTAACTTGGATTATTCTGATACTATCGGTCTTTTGGTAGAGGAAACTTCCTATGACCCCGAGAAGTTTATTTTGTAG
- the gatC gene encoding Asp-tRNA(Asn)/Glu-tRNA(Gln) amidotransferase subunit GatC, with protein sequence MNLSIEDVYHVANLARIAISKDEAQALVHDLGRILEHAEMLQSLDVSGVKETSHIGVFESVTRADEIRPSLGTERVVANAPDEEDGQFRVPAVLEGASS encoded by the coding sequence ATGAATCTATCGATCGAAGATGTGTATCACGTGGCAAACCTTGCGCGCATCGCGATCTCAAAGGATGAGGCGCAGGCGCTTGTTCACGATCTGGGAAGAATTCTTGAACACGCAGAAATGCTGCAATCGCTCGACGTGTCCGGTGTAAAAGAGACGAGTCACATCGGGGTTTTTGAATCGGTGACGCGCGCGGATGAGATCCGTCCATCCCTCGGAACGGAGCGCGTCGTCGCAAACGCGCCGGATGAGGAAGATGGTCAATTTCGCGTACCTGCGGTGCTTGAGGGGGCGTCATCGTGA